The following is a genomic window from bacterium.
GCTAGTGTGGTTTGATCAGCTCCTCCAAGTTCACGCCCGCATACGTCGCCACATCCCGGACGGGGTTGTAGAACGCGTCCAGGTTCGGCGTCTTGACGTGGTACTTCGACGTGAGCAACTGGTAGTCGGCCAGCGCCTCAATCTCATACAGGGACTTGAGCGCGTCCAACCCGGCCGGCGTCTGGGAGAACCGCAGCAGCGCGGTGGTCACACGGTCCTTGACGTCGGCCGGCAATGTCTTGCGGAAGCTCACGGTGTCGTTCGGAATCGGGTCGGACTTCCAGATAACCTTGATCTTCTGCATCACGTCCGGGTAGTCTTTCTGCACGGTACCGCGCGCGTCGTCGAACACGGCACCCGCGTCGACGCGCCCCTGGTAGACGGCCAGCACGACGTTGTTGTGGGAACCGGCGAACACGGTCTGTCCAAAGAACTTCGACGGATCGTAGCCGGCCTTCTTGAGTCCTGCCAGCGGGAACAGGTAGCCCGACGTGCTGGCAGGATCCACGAACGCGAAGCGCTTGCCCTTCAGGTCGGCCAACGAGTTGATGCCGGAACTCGCCTGGGTGATGATCTCGGCGTTATAGTACGGCTCGCCGAACCGCACCGTCACGAGGCGCACCTCCACCCCGTACTTCTGGTGGGCGATGACGTAGGCGAAGGTGCTCAACCAGCCGATGTCCGCGCGTCCGGCACCCATCGCCTCGATGACGCCAGCGTAGCTCGTCGCCACGAACGACTCGAACTGGTATCCTGTCGCCGTTCCCAGCAGGCTCGCGATGCGGTTGCCCGAGGTGAGCACGGTGGCCGCCTCGCCGGACGGCACGAACGCCATCACGAGCTTCGTTTGCGCGGGGGCGACGCCGGCGCCGGCCGCGACGAGCGCGATCACAACCGCGGTCACGAGGGCGAGGGCGGTGGCACGACGCGTGGTCATAACGACCTCCTTGATGTTTTCCGATGCGCCGCCGTAGTTCTGGCGGTCGGGGAGTTTCTCCTGCCGTGGGGATCGGGCACACAGACCTCGCGATCCTCTTTGGTGAGATCGCACTCGCCCTCCAACGCCCGTTCGGCGACGGCCACAGCGCTCAAGGGTGACCGGACGCGCCGCCCCGGCGTGCCGCCGCTGGGCCTGCCGCGGCGACCTCCACGGTCTTCGCCACCGCGTCGGCGAGGAGATGCAGGCCGGGAAGGAGCGAGGTGGTGTCGAGCCATTCGCGGGGCGAGTGCACCTGGCCGCCGCCGGACACCCCCATCGAAACGGCCGCGATGCCGAGCGAGAGCGGGATGTTCGCATCGGTGCTCGACGCAGACAGTTGCGGGGTGAGACCGTGGGCGCGGTGCACATCCAGAATGCCGGCCACGAGCGGGTGATCGGCCGAGATGCGCCCGCCCGGCCGGTCGCCGATCACCTTGGTCGTCGTCCGCACGCCGGCGGCCACTTCGGCCTCGACGAGGCGCCGAAGGAGCGCGGTCAACTCGTCCACGCGCGCGGCCTCGACCGACCGAAAATCCACCTGAATCTCGGCGGTGGAGGCGATCGCGTTTACCGACGTCCCACCGTGGATCACGCCGACGTTCAGTGTCGTCTTGGGATCGACCGGCAGCGGGGTCCGGGCGAGCGCGTGGATCACCGGCGCGAGGTGATGGATCGCGCTCGGCGCGCCATAATCGCCCCAGCTGTGGCCCCCGTCAGTCTCGAACCGCACGGCAAACCGCCGCACCGCGATCCCCTGGTGGACGATCTGTCCCATCCGCCCATCGCCGATCAGCACCGCCTCCGGGCGGACCTCCTCGGGTCGCAGCCGGTGGCGAATCCCCCGCAGATCGCCGAGCCCTTCTTCCCCGGTCGTGGAGGCGAACTCGAGCGCGCACGGCACGGACGCGCCCACGTCGCGCATCGCACGGGCAAGCGTGACCAACGCGGCGACGGCTGCGGCATTGTCGCGCACGCTCGATCCCGTGAGGCGTGCGCCTTCGCGGCGGGGCGGTTGATGAGCCTCCGTGGGATACACCGTGTCCATGTGGGCGGCGAGCACGACCCGCGGCGCGGGCCCGCCGCCGGCGAACAGGCCCCTCACGTTTCCCGCCTCGTCGATTGCCACGTCGAGGAGACCCGCCTCCCTGAACCGGTCGGCGATATACGCCCCGCGTTCGGCCTCCCCGAAACTCGGTGCCGGGATCGCGGCGATCGCCTCCACCAGGGAGAGGTGTCCGTCGATCGCGCGGTCGAGCGCCGCGTGGGTCCCCCGCATCGGGTACGCCTCCGGCATGTCGACTCGACGCCTGGGGTCGTGAACTATGCCGCCGATTCGCTGCCGATGGATGATGTCCTGGGCTGCGTCGCTAGGCCTGGGTCGTGCCGATGAACACCCCGTGAGGAGAGTGCTGCGTGCGGAATGTCCCGAGGATCCGCAGCGTGTGTGCATCGACGACCGTGGCGATATCGCCGTAGCGGCCGGACACCCAGAGATGGCGCCCGTCGGCCGTGAGCATGGGCATGTCCGGTCCCCCCGGCACGTGAAACTTCTCGATCACGCGCCGGGAGGCGACCTCGAATACGCTCGTCGTATTTTCACCGCGGTTGGTGACGAAGATGTACCGGCCATCGCCGGTCACCATCATCTCGTGCGCGTCCCGACCGCTATGGACCCGGCCCGCGAACCGCCATCCGTCGGTTTCGAAGGCGCTGATCGTGCCGGCGTCGCCGCTCGCGACGAACATATACCGGCCGTCGTGCGAGATCGCGATCCCGGCCGGAAATGGATCGACCTGGAGCAGGCGGGCCACCTGGAACGTCTGCGCGTCGATCACCGAGACCGTGTTCGCACGCTGGTTCGAGTTGACGAACCAGCGGCCGTCCGGGGAGAGCGCGAAGTGGCTTGGCGACTCGCCGGTCTCGAGACGGCGCACGCGGCGGAACGTCTTCGCGTCGTGCACCTCGACGAACGTGTAGCGGTACGCCAGCTTGAACAGATGGCGGCCATCCTTGGTGAATGTGATATTGTACGGATCGAGGACCGGAATGTGCCGCAGCGGGCGCAGCGTGGCGAGCTCAATCTCGATCAGCTCGTTGCTCGTCGTGTTGCAGGAATAGACGGTGCGCCCGCTCAGGCTGAGGTGGAACTTGTGCGGTTCACGGCCGACCGGCATCGTCGCGATCGGCGCGAAAGTGCGTGCGTCGACCACGGTCAGCGTGTTGCTCATGCTGTTCGCGATCAGGGCGACCGGCCTGGTCCCGCCGGCATCCGCCGTCCCGCCCGGAGTGCGCGATGCGCCGGAGGTCGGTGTCCCCGTTGCGGCCGCGGCGTCCCAGCCCGACGCGCCGGCAGCGACAACGCCCGCGGCAAGCGCGCGCCGCAGGAACGAGCGGCGGCTCACACGGAATGGCCGATCAAGGGTCCGCTGCGACGACGAGTGCTGCGACATCAGTGCACGCCTCCTGTCAGGTACGTTGTGACGGGTACGAATTCGATGCCGGCCGCACGAAACTCCGGGAGCAGCCGCGCAACCACCAACGGCGCCCCCGTGGTGATATGCGCGGCCGCCACCGCCCATCCCTGCCGCTGGGCGGTGCCGATGAGCGCCCGGACCTTGCCGGGGATGTCCACGGGAGGATCGTCCAGATACGTCGTAATGAGGACGGTCCGGACCCCGAGCTGCCTCGCCACGTCGGTGGCCACCGACGCCGCGTTGGTGCGGTTCTCCTCGAACCACAGGTGACGCGCCCCAACCACGCCGAGCACGTCGGTCATTACCCTTACGTCCGCAGTACCCCGCGACCCCGCATGATTACTCACCCCGACCACGCCGGGCACGCTGTCGAGATCGCCCGCAACGACCCCGCGGATCTCAGCATCCGTCATGCGGACCCACACGACGCCCGTCACCGGCCCGAGGTCCGCGGGGTGGATCGGTTCGATCGGCAGGTGCAGGATCGGGGTGAGGCCGTGGGAACGCGCCTCGCGCGCGATCTGGGCGGAAAAGCGCATGTGCGGGAAGATACCGAGGCCGAACGGCTGGTGCATCGCGTAGATCGGCGCCAGGTCGCTCAGACTCGCCCCGGCGTGCTCGAACACGAGCGCCACACGCGGGTGCGTCGACGGCGAGGCAACCGCCGCGGGCCACGAGCCACCGAGCGCGACCAACACCACGAACCACGCCAACCAGCGGCGCCGCCCTGCTGCGCGCCGGTGCCCTATCCCCTCCATGGCATCACGATCGCTCCCTTCCACTCTTTACCTATTATCCTCCCATTTCGCTGCGGGCGGAATGCTGCCAGACACCTGAACCCGTCTGGAACGATTCCGGTCGCGCAGACGTGCCCCCGGGTTGACCCTCGCACAGAAGGTCCGTTGGAATCTCGCGGGCCAAGGGTCTACCCCTGAGCCGTCACCAGCTTCGTCACTTCTGTTCACGTGAGCAACGCCCTACAGGTTCGTCCGACGCGATCCCCGCGCAACCAGGGGCTTAACGCTTGTTGACCTTTGGCAGTTCTGGCATGATGGAGTGTGTAATTCAGTGTAATTCATTTACACGTAACTGCACGCGGGAGGGGATCGTGATGTTCGAACGATTCACGCAAGGCGCCAGACACGCGATCACGGCGGCGCAAGAGGCAGCGAGGCGTCTCGGCTCGCAGTCCGTCCGACCGCAACATATTCTGCTCGGACTGGCGAGCGAGCCGCAGAGAGTGGCCGGGAGGGTCCTGTCGCACTTCGGAGTCACGTTCGATGCGGTCCGAACGCGGATCGAATCGCTTGCCGACCCCACGGATCGGCCGGTACGCGGGGAAATCGGGTTCGCTCCCGAAAGTAAGACCGTGCTGAAACTGGCGCTGGATGAGGCCCGCCGACTCGGACACAATTACATAGGCACCGAGCACCTGCTGCTCGCGATGTTTCACGTGAGTGACGCCCCGCTCCCCGAGCTCTTGCAACACTTTGGCCTCCAGATGAAGCCGGTCCAAGACTTGATCCCGCAAGAGCTTGGAGAATTCGAGCCGTACCAGGGTGGGAGGCCCAAGAGACGGAGAGCAGCGCTGTCGCTGCTGGCGGGAGAAGAGAACCGGAACAATGTGGTGATGTGCCGCGTCGGCGATCCCGACCTCGAAGCGATCGACACGCTCATTGAGGCAGGCGTTCGTGCCACGCGGAGCGACGCGGCGGCGTGGCTCATCCACGCGGGCATCGAGGGCAACAAGTCTCTCTTCGCACGCCTCCAAGCCACGGTCGGCGAAATCCGGCGTCTCCGCGAGCACGCGCAATCGATTAGCCGCGAGGTGGGATTGGGGGAGTCACCACCACCTCCCACCAACTAGCCCACCTTGCGTGCACGTTCGTTCTCGGCTGACGTCACAGCGGCGGGGCGGTTCCGAGGTCAAGCGGGCGATTGAAGAGGATCTCCCGGTTCACCGTCGGACGACCGGTACGCCGCCTTGACACCGCATCACTGCGCCTGTCAGTATTGGGGACGTGCGAACCCGCAGCGTCGTTCATCTCGCCGCGCTGGGTGTCTTCCTGGCCGGTCTGCTCGCCTCCGCCGGAAGCGAGCGCAGCCCCTATCACGCGCACATCGTGATCGGCGGGACGCTGGCGGAGCGGGCGCGCGTCCTGGCCGCGCACCTCCAGGAGGAAGCCGGCAGCGACACCACGCCCATTTTCGGCGAGCTCGCGCCGGCGCGCGCCCCTCGCGGTGGAACCATCCGTGTGTTTTCCGTGCTGCCGCGTGACGGTGGCGCTGCGTTGTGGAGCAGCGGCGGCGCCTTGCACGTCACCGCATATGCCGCGATTCGCCTGTGGCCGCCTCACCGTGGCGCGGGACTATCGGCAACACGGCTCGATGGCACGCCCCAAGTCGCCCGCAGCGCGGCGGAACCCCCTCCGCGTTCCGTCTAAATACCCGACCAGCCCCAGCGCCTTTCTCAGGACTCCGCGGGCCAGCGCTCTGTGCAGCGAGCGCGAGTTCGGGCATCGCTTTAGTGCCGCCGGTCATCTGTGCGCGGGGGTGTGCTCGCCGAAGCTCCCGGTGCGCGGGGCGGCCCGGAGGCGCTGTCGGCGGCATCTACTTCGGCCGCTTGTGCGGCCGTCATTCCTGATTGATGGAGGAGGGATCTCATGAGACTAGCTGGATGGAGGTTGGCGGTCGCCACGGTCGCGGTCGCGACGGCGGTCGGGTTGTCCGGATGGCTCAGCGCGGCGTCGGCCCATGAACAGCGGGCCGTCGGCTCGGTGCACATGACGGTCGGGTGGGTCGATGAACCCACCTACGTCGGCTATCGGAACGCCGTTCAACTCTTCCTCGCGGACGCCACCAACAAACCTGTTCTCGACGTGGGCGACGGATTGAAAGTCCAGGTGATCTTCGGCAACCAGAAGACGGGCATGCTCCCCTTGGACCCGAGCTTCGATCCGGACACTGGCCTCGGGACCCGAGGGGAATTTCGCGCCTCGATCATCCCAACGCGCCCGGGGAACTACACGTTCCATTTCGTCGGGGCCGTCGGCAAACAACACATCGACCA
Proteins encoded in this region:
- a CDS encoding phosphate/phosphite/phosphonate ABC transporter substrate-binding protein, producing MTTRRATALALVTAVVIALVAAGAGVAPAQTKLVMAFVPSGEAATVLTSGNRIASLLGTATGYQFESFVATSYAGVIEAMGAGRADIGWLSTFAYVIAHQKYGVEVRLVTVRFGEPYYNAEIITQASSGINSLADLKGKRFAFVDPASTSGYLFPLAGLKKAGYDPSKFFGQTVFAGSHNNVVLAVYQGRVDAGAVFDDARGTVQKDYPDVMQKIKVIWKSDPIPNDTVSFRKTLPADVKDRVTTALLRFSQTPAGLDALKSLYEIEALADYQLLTSKYHVKTPNLDAFYNPVRDVATYAGVNLEELIKPH
- a CDS encoding M20/M25/M40 family metallo-hydrolase; the protein is MRGTHAALDRAIDGHLSLVEAIAAIPAPSFGEAERGAYIADRFREAGLLDVAIDEAGNVRGLFAGGGPAPRVVLAAHMDTVYPTEAHQPPRREGARLTGSSVRDNAAAVAALVTLARAMRDVGASVPCALEFASTTGEEGLGDLRGIRHRLRPEEVRPEAVLIGDGRMGQIVHQGIAVRRFAVRFETDGGHSWGDYGAPSAIHHLAPVIHALARTPLPVDPKTTLNVGVIHGGTSVNAIASTAEIQVDFRSVEAARVDELTALLRRLVEAEVAAGVRTTTKVIGDRPGGRISADHPLVAGILDVHRAHGLTPQLSASSTDANIPLSLGIAAVSMGVSGGGQVHSPREWLDTTSLLPGLHLLADAVAKTVEVAAAGPAAARRGGASGHP
- a CDS encoding divergent polysaccharide deacetylase family protein, whose translation is MEGIGHRRAAGRRRWLAWFVVLVALGGSWPAAVASPSTHPRVALVFEHAGASLSDLAPIYAMHQPFGLGIFPHMRFSAQIAREARSHGLTPILHLPIEPIHPADLGPVTGVVWVRMTDAEIRGVVAGDLDSVPGVVGVSNHAGSRGTADVRVMTDVLGVVGARHLWFEENRTNAASVATDVARQLGVRTVLITTYLDDPPVDIPGKVRALIGTAQRQGWAVAAAHITTGAPLVVARLLPEFRAAGIEFVPVTTYLTGGVH
- a CDS encoding Clp protease N-terminal domain-containing protein gives rise to the protein MFERFTQGARHAITAAQEAARRLGSQSVRPQHILLGLASEPQRVAGRVLSHFGVTFDAVRTRIESLADPTDRPVRGEIGFAPESKTVLKLALDEARRLGHNYIGTEHLLLAMFHVSDAPLPELLQHFGLQMKPVQDLIPQELGEFEPYQGGRPKRRRAALSLLAGEENRNNVVMCRVGDPDLEAIDTLIEAGVRATRSDAAAWLIHAGIEGNKSLFARLQATVGEIRRLREHAQSISREVGLGESPPPPTN